One genomic segment of Erpetoichthys calabaricus chromosome 7, fErpCal1.3, whole genome shotgun sequence includes these proteins:
- the stra6l gene encoding STRA6-like isoform X2: protein MWPQHREVSQELGTGSAMDGLIPVKNAWSAMNETCSGRVEMNLFLHCSLVPSVFIVFILSFLQRRVKRHRFDERIPALNGRFAIIVPLDFIDSLRNRWSYGFAFGAVASSVLLLFSEEYVPTHFPAWSKAIISLIGALEVGLAYYPLFACLSTPFKVIGGTLGILYTLSWIVVTMFNIIKCPSGTVIGKYQSAVVHWPVVLCQLFLAGRFVFMVVKGILVYLKLDMDEDHDQLLHAHHTQYVMRLLKKPTLQLEQKNWLQRTIYTWDPCFKFPNRMIGTSVISLICMYIFVLAEHSVSAVAFGELEDLCVALRELAAENNMSASNLDGILPQLEELSGVLRDSWLISSIFACLMSVVYIFHVLKCYREHIRRLRAGVKSFVPLALRNSRAAVSVAALARYSGWQIAYFLWGYLIVHSVLFLLGVALAYMFVLPVRHGQGMQLLSALEITLISVGLVIGLLIFQIVLAQLFFLQDKVKPEDKSKPLALNNKRAFHNFSYFFFFYNVILGFSNCVLRLLCSFVVGTFLVSRIDRTIMPRGYESADMGFNTWVGMLLVDHHHSHPVLLCFCHLLLAGRQEMPTCAESQYSQGDAGEASRRRSRCRWLLLYTLLKNPGLIVHRKKKDSQPASSLIRVALSSVLLSRRWEGSATEECANGTA from the exons ATGTGGCCACAGCACAGGGAAGTCAGTCAGGAGCTGGGCACGGGCAGCGCCATGGACGGGCTCATCCCAGTGAAGAACGCATG GTCAGCCATGAACGAGACGTGCAGCGGGCGTGTGGAAATGAATTTGTTCCTGCACTGCTCACTTGTGCCATCT GTCTTCATCGTCTTCATCCTGTCGTTCCTCCAGCGGCGAGTCAAGAGGCACCGCTTTGACGAGCGAATCCCCGCCCTCAATGGCCGCTTCGCTATCATCGT GCCCCTGGATTTTATCGACAGCCTGCGCAATCGGTGGTCCTACGGGTTTGCCTTTGGAGCCGTGGCCTCCAGCGTCCTGCTCCTCTTCTCTGAAGAATATGTGCCAACGCACTTCCCGGCGTGGAGTAAAG CGATCATCTCTCTAATTGGGGCTCTGGAGGTGGGCCTGGCATACTACCCGCTCTTTGCCTGCCTCTCCACACCCTTCAAAGTGATAGGAGGAACGCTGGGCATTCTGTACACCCTTTCTTG GATCGTTGTCACGATGTTTAATATCATCAAGTGTCCCAGTGGCACG gtcATTGGCAAGTACCAGAGTGCAGTTGTCCATTGGCCAGTTGTGCTGTGCCAGCTGTTCTTGGCAGGTCGCTTTGTGTTTATGGTGGTCAAAGGCATTCTCGTGTACTTGAAACTGGACATGGACGAG GACCACGACCAGCTGCTCCATGCCCACCACACCCAGTACGTCATGCGGCTGCTGAAGAAGCCCACCTTACA GCTTGAGCAGAAGAATTGGCTCCAGAGGACCATCTACACGTGGGACCCCTGCTTCAAGTTTCCCAACAGAATGATTGGCACCTCGGTCATCTCCTTGATCTGCATGTACATC TTTGTGTTGGCAGAGCACAGCGTCAGTGCCGTGGCATTCGGCGAACTCGAAGACCTCTGCGTGGCCCTGAGGGAGCTGGCCGCCGAGAACAACATGAGCGCCAGCAACCTGGATGGCATCCTGCCACAGCTGGAGGAGCTGAGCGGTGTGCTGCGAG ACTCTTGGCTCATCTCGTCCATTTTCGCGTGCCTCATGTCGGTCGTCTACATCTTCCACGTCCTGAAATGCTACCG GGAGCACATCAGGAGACTGAGGGCTGGTGTGAAGAGCTTTGTGCCACTGGCACTGCGAAACAGCAGAGCTGCGGTCAGTGTG GCGGCCCTGGCAAGATACTCAGGATGGCAGATCGCCTACTTCCTCTGGG GCTACCTCATTGTCCACTCTGTCCTGTTCCTGCTCGGAGTTGCCTTGGCATACATGTTTGTCCTGCCAGTGCGGCACGGCCAAGGGATGCAGCTGCTCAGCGCCCTGGAGATAACCCT CATCTCGGTGGGCCTGGTCATCGGGCTGCTGATCTTCCAGATTGTGCTGGCGCAGCTCTTCTTCTTGCAGGACAAGGTCAAACCGGAAGACAAAAGCAAACCCCTGGCGCTAAACAACAA GAGAGCCTTCCACAACTTcagctacttcttcttcttctacaacGTAATCCTGGGCTTCAGTAACTGCGTGCTGCGTCTGCTGTGCAGCTTCGTCGTCGGCACCTTCCTCGTGTCCCGCATCGATAGGACCATCATGCCGAGAGGATACGAGTCGGCGGACATGG GGTTCAACACCTGGGTGGGCATGCTGCTTGTGGACCATCACCACAGTCACCCGGTCCTGCTCTGCTTCTGCCACCTCCTTTTGGCTGGACGTCAGGAGATGCCCACTTGTGCCGAATCACAATATTCACAGGGGGACGCTGGTGAAG CCAGCAGGAGGCGCTCTCGATGCCGGTGGCTGCTGCTCTACACCCTGCTCAAGAACCCTGGGCTCATCGTCCACCGCAAGAAGAAGGACAGCCAGCCGGCCAGCAGCCTGATTCGGGTGGCTCTGTCCAGCGTGCTGCTGTCCCGGCGATGGGAGGGCTCAGCGACTGAGGAGTGTGCCAACGGGACCGCGTGA
- the stra6l gene encoding STRA6-like isoform X1, which yields MWPQHREVSQELGTGSAMDGLIPVKNAWSAMNETCSGRVEMNLFLHCSLVPSVFIVFILSFLQRRVKRHRFDERIPALNGRFAIIVPLDFIDSLRNRWSYGFAFGAVASSVLLLFSEEYVPTHFPAWSKAIISLIGALEVGLAYYPLFACLSTPFKVIGGTLGILYTLSWIVVTMFNIIKCPSGTVIGKYQSAVVHWPVVLCQLFLAGRFVFMVVKGILVYLKLDMDEQDHDQLLHAHHTQYVMRLLKKPTLQLEQKNWLQRTIYTWDPCFKFPNRMIGTSVISLICMYIFVLAEHSVSAVAFGELEDLCVALRELAAENNMSASNLDGILPQLEELSGVLRDSWLISSIFACLMSVVYIFHVLKCYREHIRRLRAGVKSFVPLALRNSRAAVSVAALARYSGWQIAYFLWGYLIVHSVLFLLGVALAYMFVLPVRHGQGMQLLSALEITLISVGLVIGLLIFQIVLAQLFFLQDKVKPEDKSKPLALNNKRAFHNFSYFFFFYNVILGFSNCVLRLLCSFVVGTFLVSRIDRTIMPRGYESADMGFNTWVGMLLVDHHHSHPVLLCFCHLLLAGRQEMPTCAESQYSQGDAGEASRRRSRCRWLLLYTLLKNPGLIVHRKKKDSQPASSLIRVALSSVLLSRRWEGSATEECANGTA from the exons ATGTGGCCACAGCACAGGGAAGTCAGTCAGGAGCTGGGCACGGGCAGCGCCATGGACGGGCTCATCCCAGTGAAGAACGCATG GTCAGCCATGAACGAGACGTGCAGCGGGCGTGTGGAAATGAATTTGTTCCTGCACTGCTCACTTGTGCCATCT GTCTTCATCGTCTTCATCCTGTCGTTCCTCCAGCGGCGAGTCAAGAGGCACCGCTTTGACGAGCGAATCCCCGCCCTCAATGGCCGCTTCGCTATCATCGT GCCCCTGGATTTTATCGACAGCCTGCGCAATCGGTGGTCCTACGGGTTTGCCTTTGGAGCCGTGGCCTCCAGCGTCCTGCTCCTCTTCTCTGAAGAATATGTGCCAACGCACTTCCCGGCGTGGAGTAAAG CGATCATCTCTCTAATTGGGGCTCTGGAGGTGGGCCTGGCATACTACCCGCTCTTTGCCTGCCTCTCCACACCCTTCAAAGTGATAGGAGGAACGCTGGGCATTCTGTACACCCTTTCTTG GATCGTTGTCACGATGTTTAATATCATCAAGTGTCCCAGTGGCACG gtcATTGGCAAGTACCAGAGTGCAGTTGTCCATTGGCCAGTTGTGCTGTGCCAGCTGTTCTTGGCAGGTCGCTTTGTGTTTATGGTGGTCAAAGGCATTCTCGTGTACTTGAAACTGGACATGGACGAG CAGGACCACGACCAGCTGCTCCATGCCCACCACACCCAGTACGTCATGCGGCTGCTGAAGAAGCCCACCTTACA GCTTGAGCAGAAGAATTGGCTCCAGAGGACCATCTACACGTGGGACCCCTGCTTCAAGTTTCCCAACAGAATGATTGGCACCTCGGTCATCTCCTTGATCTGCATGTACATC TTTGTGTTGGCAGAGCACAGCGTCAGTGCCGTGGCATTCGGCGAACTCGAAGACCTCTGCGTGGCCCTGAGGGAGCTGGCCGCCGAGAACAACATGAGCGCCAGCAACCTGGATGGCATCCTGCCACAGCTGGAGGAGCTGAGCGGTGTGCTGCGAG ACTCTTGGCTCATCTCGTCCATTTTCGCGTGCCTCATGTCGGTCGTCTACATCTTCCACGTCCTGAAATGCTACCG GGAGCACATCAGGAGACTGAGGGCTGGTGTGAAGAGCTTTGTGCCACTGGCACTGCGAAACAGCAGAGCTGCGGTCAGTGTG GCGGCCCTGGCAAGATACTCAGGATGGCAGATCGCCTACTTCCTCTGGG GCTACCTCATTGTCCACTCTGTCCTGTTCCTGCTCGGAGTTGCCTTGGCATACATGTTTGTCCTGCCAGTGCGGCACGGCCAAGGGATGCAGCTGCTCAGCGCCCTGGAGATAACCCT CATCTCGGTGGGCCTGGTCATCGGGCTGCTGATCTTCCAGATTGTGCTGGCGCAGCTCTTCTTCTTGCAGGACAAGGTCAAACCGGAAGACAAAAGCAAACCCCTGGCGCTAAACAACAA GAGAGCCTTCCACAACTTcagctacttcttcttcttctacaacGTAATCCTGGGCTTCAGTAACTGCGTGCTGCGTCTGCTGTGCAGCTTCGTCGTCGGCACCTTCCTCGTGTCCCGCATCGATAGGACCATCATGCCGAGAGGATACGAGTCGGCGGACATGG GGTTCAACACCTGGGTGGGCATGCTGCTTGTGGACCATCACCACAGTCACCCGGTCCTGCTCTGCTTCTGCCACCTCCTTTTGGCTGGACGTCAGGAGATGCCCACTTGTGCCGAATCACAATATTCACAGGGGGACGCTGGTGAAG CCAGCAGGAGGCGCTCTCGATGCCGGTGGCTGCTGCTCTACACCCTGCTCAAGAACCCTGGGCTCATCGTCCACCGCAAGAAGAAGGACAGCCAGCCGGCCAGCAGCCTGATTCGGGTGGCTCTGTCCAGCGTGCTGCTGTCCCGGCGATGGGAGGGCTCAGCGACTGAGGAGTGTGCCAACGGGACCGCGTGA